tattattaaaatatttatattaatcaaaATGATTTAAGGTGAGACAAAACTATGATCATAGTTTTATTTCCAATAAAAGTTAGGAAAGTATTGTAAAAagacataatattttttaatttccatgtaaaatttctggaaacattaagatttaaaaaataataatatagttaGAAATTAATACCAAGAGAGCTACCCAGAAGCAATATAATGTTGAAATCCCAAACTGTTGAACATTTTACCTCTTAATATTCTGTTGCACACTTGAATCCAGCATTTTGTATACATTGAGAGGTTAATTCTGGatatacaaatttcatcatgTTTCTGTCTGCCACCCATCCATGGCTCCATCTAATAAACGCCATTGCTTCAAACTTGCACTCATGCTTACACTGACATATCAAAAAGCCAATACATTCACAGATTTTCATTCTCTGCTACTGTTATATTTGCATGGACATAGCAATGGAGTACGTAGAGCCTGTTCTTGGCATTGCAAATTGTCTCGGAACTCCGGCTTATAAATACTTGCTGTATCACAGAAAGCTCAATGATTGTGTGAGAAACTTCAAGAGGATGAGAGATGAGTTGAATTGCAAAATGGAATATATAGAGTTGCAATTGAAAGCAGAGCTTCTTCGTCCTCTGGGGAAGATACCGAAGAAGGGAGTTGAAAATTGGTTGAAAACTGTGAAAGAGATGATTAGGGAAGCACAAGTTGTTGAAAACAAAGTCAGTAACGGGAGATATCTCTGTCGTACTTGCAACGGGAAGCTGGTTGATGAAACGACTCGAgaaatgaaggaatttcttgataaCGCTCCTAATGCCTCTGAAGGTCTTGCAATGGATGGTCCAAGTGCTGGGTTGCTACTGCCAACATCAGAACTAGTTGGAGAAGAAGCTGTCAGAAATGAGATTTGGGCATGTTTGATGCAGGAGGAGGTGAGCAAGAGTGGGGTTTGGGGATGGGcataaaaaagtattaaaatagaTCATTGCTAATTCTCTGTTTTCTTAATCGGTAAGTTTCTCTCTTCAaatccttttatttctttattgAATCCATGGCATATCATTTGCAAACCGATTTCTGTACAGTTTGTTTGTTCAATTTTCACTTTCCAGTTTTTTTCTTGATTTAGATGGAAGATTCTTTTGCTGCATTTGAAGagtttctaaaaattttagtgttttccTAAATCTAACTTTCTCGACACCAGGTGCACGTATAAATTCCTTTCGTGGAGATTATTTATCATGTTTGTGTGTTTCGTCTTTTGAGGTTGAgctgttttaaaaataaatatttattttcttttgcattTATTTCTAAGATCACCATAAATTGTTTAGGGTTGTCGATTTtgggattttgggttttgggtggtttaatttggggattttgggtaagggttttgattttgggaatttttgtttagggtttttaattttggAGATTTTGGGGATTTCTCACACCGCCCTCCTCATCACCTTCAAAGCCAAGAAATCTACATCTAGGTTCATGCAAAAAGTCGCCAGAACGCATGTTTAACACCTCGGGTCACTTCTGCCATGCGGATTGCATCGAACTAATTGAAGACTCTATCAAATAGCTCCAAAAATCTATACGtaaaatttttttcatatcaGATGCTCCAACTTTGTGCTTATGAGTGATCTTCAAACCTAGGTTAATGCTGCTCTGACGAATGAAGATACTTGCATGGATGGATTCTTAAGCAGGGCTATGAATGGGTATGCAAAGATGATGGTGAGGAAACGAATTATTAAGATTACACAATTGACGAGCAATGTTTTGGCTCTCATCAATAACTACGCTTCATCTCAGATCCTTCATTGATTTTCTTGAGAAAATTTTGATGGCAAGGAAAGCATTGTGTTTCATGGATTTATGTTCAATATGGGATTTTATGGTTTTCGAACAAGACTTAAGTTTTTAAGGTACTGTAGATTGTGTTCTCAATTCTATGTTTGTGGTTATTGATTTTTGCAATTGTATCGgtttgaatatgaaatttgtgtTCGTGTATATTTAGGGGtttttttattgttcttttagtaattttaaaGCCATTTACTGATGTGGTATATAAGAGAAAAATAATGTTTTGTTAGTATCTAAATTCATTTGGACCGTCATGTCAGAGGTTAATGTTGACCGTTAAATAGCTAACGGCCACATCAGCCTCTATGTTAAAAACAAACCAATTTgttagaaatttaaattttacactataaaattaatttttaaaattaactattcaatttgtaattgattttattaaattaaaatattcactaatttttaaaaatattctccatgttaattaaaaaatatttaagaattcAGTTAAATGATaatcaatttatattaaaattaactaTTCAATTGGTTGTATTATTTCATTAATGTTCTtataatattatttcatttttatttatagaCACCAACTTCAAAATCAGAAGAGAATTAATTTACGAGAAGATATGATTTATACTGTAAACGATAAATAAGATATTATCAATTGATAtgataaaaacttaaataatataaaaagagtagcaaaataaattgaaaacatttgatATGGTCTAAATGAACTATAATAAAaggattatttattttgaaatggtgatttgagagaCAACTAATCAATCCTACTATCTTgtcttttttaaataatttgggATCAAAGATCCATCAAAGATGACTCACATATGTTTCCCaaagatatgatatatatatattcctatcAAGCAAGTTGACAGCTAAAGGGTGCAATTTTGACTTTGCTAAATTCTCTAGCATCAAAGAGGCAAGATATGTTGCAAACAAGACATAAATTACCAATATCAACCCCTACTTTTGTATGATAGAGAAAATATGATGTACAAGTTTACAGTCATGGAATGTATTAGGTGCATTGAAGATAATTCGGTGTTAGAATCAAAGATATTTATCGGTATTTTTGTTAATTGTAAAATTGTGCATAAACTGGAAAAAATGTTTGATTGCCATTACAAGAATTTCTTTAAAGTTAATAGTTTGAAAGATAATTTTAAGTAGGAGTTGGAAGGCATTGCTATAAAGAGAATCTAAAGAAAGTAATTTCATTTTGAGTTTCAAGTGAAAGGAATGAAAGAAAGGTTGCTTAAATAAATACGGAATTGGATATTGAGCTGTTTTGAATAGTTGGAGCGAAGGACACATGGACCATATGAAATTCTAGTCTACCAAAGTAATGCTAATCAGATTCCTCTTTGGAAATGACCAACTTTTCAAAACATTGTCAATCTACCTTGAAAGGTGGCATCGGTGAAAGAATCAATcatgaaatattaaaattatactaaAATGACTATAAAGATTTATTTCCCCCATAAATAAACATATTCTTATTCTTCCTTAAAAATTAACATGATTTTATcttaatatacatgtatatatatttatgtgtcAAAATAGccttctaaaatatttattttagaaaataatttatataatacatataaaattaattataaacttattttgatatgatgtcgaaattaaatattataatggtCCTTTACCACATTCAAcactaacttttattttattatttttttaaaaataaactttaaattttataataaacagCATACATAGGcttcaaattttaagtttaaaatatggGATAATAGTTTACTATAGACCCATCCATGGGCCCTTGACCAGAGTCGGGTGTATATAGATAAAGGTTTTTATAATTTGGGTCGGTCCaactcaaatttaatttaaataaaaaaattatttttaaaatttaaatttaattataaaaatatgcttctttttttttttttgaacattgaAACGAACTGTTTAGGTAGATCGAGTTGGGTTGAAAATGGGTTTGgacttgaaaattttagatttttttaagagAATAATAATATCAAGGAGTCtagtaattaaaaattttatattaaatttttactgTTTGAAATCttctaataacataaaaaaaaatttaaaccaaagtttttaaaagaatttagggtaaactacaccattagtcactcaaaaaagggtcaattttcattttgatcacttaactaaaataagatacaatttagtcactaatgtttctagaaaaaaaatttggtcACCCGACTGTTAAGTGGCGCTTACTTTAGCTGATATGATAACAAtttttgtcacatcccaaaaaccaagttcgtagaaattgggtttgtcaAACCAAGAGTGGTGACGTCCTATTTTTGAGTTAAGATTGTGAAAATTATGTTAAGTAAATT
The genomic region above belongs to Gossypium hirsutum isolate 1008001.06 chromosome D05, Gossypium_hirsutum_v2.1, whole genome shotgun sequence and contains:
- the LOC121216868 gene encoding uncharacterized protein — protein: MEYVEPVLGIANCLGTPAYKYLLYHRKLNDCVRNFKRMRDELNCKMEYIELQLKAELLRPLGKIPKKGVENWLKTVKEMIREAQVVENKVSNGRYLCRTCNGKLVDETTREMKEFLDNAPNASEGLAMDGPSAGLLLPTSELVGEEAVRNEIWACLMQEEVSKSGVWGWA